A stretch of DNA from Cheilinus undulatus linkage group 7, ASM1832078v1, whole genome shotgun sequence:
tttttattgcacagaaaaaaaaacagacatgtcTTCTCTGCATTCAGTTATCAGACAGttaattttatatttcagtaGACTTGGTGTCATAATCACAGTGATAATacactttaatatttttaagtaaattttaacagAGTGTTTGTGATTTTAGGGCACTGTTTGTGAACCAAGTGGGCCTGTGCCTCATTGTGAGCAGTGCCGGAACGTGTGGCATCGTCATGTTTGCTTACTACATCAGCTGTGATCCACTCAAGTCCGGGAAGATTTCTGCCCCGGATCTGGTACGAAAcacttcattaaaaacacaaagaccaATAATTAGGACTTAAACAACTAGTCCACCCATCATTCAtatgttttattaaattaagTGTAATTTGTCACAGTAAGCCTAGACTCAAATATTTAATCAGACTGTTTGACATGGTGATGTTTTAATAGCTAAAGTTGACTGAAAGGGTTTTGTTATCAACAGGATATATAGTCCCTATCAGTGTTTAGCCTTTAGACTATGAGGAATTATTCAGTTTTCAAgtcattctattttttttttaaataaggacAAACTGGGGAAAACTAACAAAGATGTTtgctttttgtctctttccttCATGATTAAGTATATGCCGTACTTCGTGTTGGACATATTCAGAAATCACCCTGGCTTTCCGGGGCTTTTCCTGGCTTGTGCATACAGTGGGACTCTAAGgtatttcaattttattttatttattagacAGGAAACTGGGTGTGATCAATTAAAAAGATTATTCCCCTATAACTGTACTGTAAGTGCccataaaaagttttcacccccatggatgttttacccttttattgagtttataaatcaGCCATGGCCAATGTAGTttgttttgttgacaaaatgtctttaatgCCAAATTGAATGTAAAATTTCAACAAAAGGATATTAATATACTGTATGCATAATGTGCTTGCATAAATAATCAggcccttcaagtcagtatttagtagatgcacttttggctgaaatcacagcactAATTCTGTGGATAGGTCTGAATCTAggttgcacatctggacacagaattttactccattcttctttgcaaaactgctcaagctctgttaggttgtttggatcaggcgtgaacaacccttttcaagtccagccaaaaaatctctattggattgaggtatggattttgactctgccactcctgCCCATTGACCTTGTAGTcttaagccatttctgtgtagcttttgctgcatGCTTTGGGCGATTGTCTTGCTTCTGCTAAGTGTAGTTCTCTTGAATACTGAATTAGATTGCcctctaggattttcctatgATTTGACGCATTCGTTTTGTCCTCtttatctttacaagcctttcagggtcAGCTgccatccccacagcatgatgctgccaccaccgttcttcacagtgaggatgatgtgtttgtggtgatgttcagtgtttggtttccAGCGAAGAttgcatcttgtctgatggactaaaagcagcattttggcctcaccagaccaaagaaagttcttccacttgactatgggctctcccacatgccttttggtgaactctagcaGAGATTTAGtacaagttttcttcaacagtggctttctctttgccactctcccatgaagctttgattggtgaagaacTCAAGGAACAGTTGTtgaatgcagagtctctcccatctcagctgctgaagcttgtaactctgaGATTAGTCATAGGtttcttggtggactctctcactagtctccttcttacacTGTATTTCTGCTTATGAGGATGACTTTCATGATGTATTTCACTGAACTcaaggggatgttcagtgccttggacatttttttgtatccatcccctgagtTATGattttcaatcaccttttctctgagttgcttggagtgttcttttgtcttcatggtgtaatggtagccgggaatactgattaaccattgactggaccttccagacacaggtgtctttatagtagaatcacttgagacacattctctgcactcagatgatccccatttcattaactgtgagactacttgcACCAATTgcctggacctctgttgaattcaGTTAGTCACTTTAGAGTAGGCATATATTTATGGAATCAcctattttacatgacataattttgtttaattgacattacttggTTGGGTTGGCaaaaaaattatactgaccatgactgatttatgaaattaattaaaagggtaaaacatctaaaggggttaaatactttttataggcactgtagagGAGTCCACTATGTCCAAACCCTGGGTGTTCATGGTGTAAGAAGAGTGGTTTTATGCCTGCTAAAATCCACAACCACTACTTCTTTGGTTTAATCTGCGATGATCTGGAGGCAGTTCCTCTGGTACCAGTCCACAAAGTCCCAGTTCAGTTCTTTGTACTCGCCCTCATCCCCATCAGTGGTGAGGCCAAAATTGTGATGTGAGATTGCTGGTGaccaattttgtttttgtttttttttttttccatagcACGGCCTCCACAAGTATCAATGCAATGGCTGCAGTGACGATGGAGGATATTCTGCAACCTCACCTGGTCAACATTTCCCAGAAGAAATTAATCCTCATTTCCAAAGGCCTATGTAGGTTGCCCCTTATCATTCATTTAAGagttgttttacatttgcaTAACAGTGAaggaaataaagcagaaaactGTCCCTCTATCTACACTCAATCATCCCATTCAATCAATAATGTTAAAGTCAGCAGTCCTGTTGTTTAATTTGGAGATGTGAGGaaccatttttcattatttttatataaatgtgtaatttttctTATCAAAGCATTCCTATTTGGAGTTGGTTGTATCACAGTGGCTGCTCTGTCTTCATTCCTGGACTGGGGAGTACTTCAGGTACTAATACATTTACAGATATTCATCTCACTAATGTTTGTTACATGATATTTACATATTCATCATGACTAATTATTCTTCTGCAGCATGATAATCTACCTTCATACTCTGGATCCTTGTACTTGCTTGTATTTTTCTAACATTTGAGCTAAAACCTGACCGTAAAACATTTTAAGATCCACTGTGCTTCCTTGTAACTGCCCATATATTCTCTGTTCAGGGATCGTTCACTGTCATGGGAGTGGTCAGTGGTCCATTACTGGGTGTCTTCATTTTGGGGATGTTTGTCCCAGCGGCAAACCGTCCTGTGAGTAGTTTGATTTATCCTGTGTTGTACTTGGTGGTTTGCTTGTCACTTCTTTGGTTTACTCAACAACAATAGTTCAAATTGAACCTTCAATCTTTGTCAAAAAGTTGTTGaaagtttgatttaatttcCCAGACATCAGGGTTGCCTCTTTCTGTATGCAGAACAGATTTGTGCAATTACTTTTCCccagtcataaaaaaaaaattgctcagTACCCTTTAAATAGATACATGAGAATGTGTCTTAAACAGGATTTCACTATAGATGTGCCTTACTACACACAGCTGGTGTCCTCTTTATCAATTTggcccctgcccctcaaacatcctgagtctgccACTGATCTTAAATGTAATCATGCACTCTCTGCTTGCTCTGACCCTCCCACTGCTGTTCACTGAGGCTGACACACTGTGCTGAGGAGCTTGCGTACTATAAACAGATTGTTTTCTGATCTCTTTTGCTGAACGTCGTCTTCTGCTGTTGCTTGATAAGTGCAGCTTCTTGTACACAATGTAATATGGGAACTTTATCGCGTTGGTTTTGATTGCTTTGATGTCATGTAGTAATCATAAAGCTTCCTGCTCACACAAATTAACTGCTGTCAAATCAAATCACAGgtgaaacagattttaaaaagaagagaTTTTGCCTTGAGGAAAACACAACAATAAAGATTACAAATTTGAACTCAGGTtatggtattaaaaaaatacagctaGATATCTTTTTACATGTAATTTTTATGAGGCAGTCctgaatattttttacaaaagtATCAAGCCATAAATCTCAATGTTCAATTTCAggcttttttgtgattttttcatttgaaatgaaaGTTACTTTGACAGACACAGGGTCTGTTGCAGTCATATGTTATTATGTTAATCCAAGATTCATTTGTACCTCAGAATGTTTTTAAGGCTATTTCATGTGATGGCCCTATTTCCTATGATGTATACACATTTACAAAGGGCCCCACCTCAGCCAAGAGTATGTGTAATTTTTGTTATtgtcaggcctgcccacagaatctgccgggcccctgaaaaaccaagtAAATGGGCATgttaatgcatgtgtgtgttggaCCGGTAGACCAGCAGCCTCTGGCCCTGTCCAGCAATTCCCTTACTTTGGAACTAAAAACATGTTGGACTATTATGTTAAACCATACCACTTCTTGACaccttttcactcctttttccacccatttttgctacttataaGCCataagtttttgccacttttagcttgttttccctttttttgcatcttttgacccattttcaccattttttgagccattttttaTACCTTTTTCCATTTGACCCCATTTGCatccttttttgctactttcagcctgtttttgcttattgttgccactttaacccctttttgccatgttttgccacttttagcccatttatgTCAAGttcttttaacctctttttgtgcgtttttgacatttttaaccaattgttttgctactctttatccttctaacccatttctgccatttttatttacctttttagcccactattgccacttttgacccattttgcctcaatttttgccattttaaccaatttatctgcattttttgtcttgttaacccattttcacaattttttttttaccacttttaacccatttttggccatttgttGCAAGCTCTTGCAGCATTTCacaattctttatttttccacaaCGTTGCCTCagtttctccatttttttcctggcatcctgacgtctgacattactttccaaatgtttgAGTTCAGTGTGCCaagccacattcattttgttgctttgataagtgattattactcaagtaaaaatgtCATAATGGTTATCATaacttaactttacagtggaccatgattttttctgacctccatgggctcccCATTCTTGGATCAAAGCCATCACAGCTCTAATAGAAGCTGGTTCAGAACTTAATCTTGTGGTCTTCTTAGTTCAAAGCTGTGTTTCATCTTTTAGGGGGCCTTCTCAGGAATAGTTGTGGGcttctgtgtctctctgtggctGGCTGTCGGCTCAACTCTTTACCCTCCAAGTGAGCAAACCATGGGTGTGCTGCCCAGTTACACAGACCAGTGTGAAGCCAGCAACATCAGCATTAGGAGCGTCCCTGAGCAGCACTCCATCTCAACCCCGATTCATCCTAACTACCCGGGGTCAGTGAGTCCAACAAGATCTGCATGCATATATAGCTTATTTTTCACTCTGCACTGGTTACATGTGGAGATCAGTTCTGATcatcatgatttttatttttactaaaaacacaaattaaatttagaTAAGATGAAAGAACTCCTAAAAGAGAAAtggaacatttttattaattttgtatttgtggtaacttaaagctcctgtaactTATGGTGTTTAGCTATTTTAGTGACTTTTGTGGTCTCCTTGTACATTGATAAGACattgtttttacaaattttaacaaatttttattttaaaattttcccCACTACCTGTGAACAGTCACTTGTATCTCTCACTGTGTAATGTGCCATGGAAATGTGAAAAGGACTGATTTTCCAGCTAGCTTGTCCGACTACTACCAACAGAATTTGTTACTGGTATCAAAAATGACAGTATAGTAATGGTAAATCTTGTCATTAAtgattttgtttgctttgtGGGAGATAAAGCTGCATGGTTAtcaattttgtttgttttttaaccatgtAAAAACTCCTCAGTGGGGCTTTATAATGTCAGATAAATAAGTCTTCACATAAAATTATACAGATAACTGGGATAAGTATGAAAATATGTCAAtgaacactgtttttttttctaaactagGGGCCTGCAGAACTTTTACTCCATGTCCTACCTCTACTTTGGTGCCATGGCCACCAGTTCAGTCGTGATAGTGGGGCTGATTGTGAGCTATGCAACAggtaagaagaagaaaaaagaaaagtgcaTACACAAGTGAAATATTGTTCTTAAACTTAAGCCAAAAGATGCACTAAGCCAGCTTGCATTCAGCACTGCTACAGTGAAGTTAAATATTGTATGATAACAAAGGGATGTGATTTAAATTTGTTAGTGATTTTTTGGATTTACTGCAATATAATTTCTAAAAGTTTATgatttctctctcacacaggGCCAACAAAAAGAGGGCATATTAAAGAGGGTTTGCTGTGGTGGgatctaaataaaaaacaagtggACATTCAGTTAGAGCACAGGGTAAGTACTGTTTAAAACGTTTATCACTTTAATGCCCTTTCTTTTATTGCAGACAGATCCttgaggaagaagaagaacaggATTTACTGTTGGTTCCCCCAAGTAGATTGTCTTTgttgtaattgttttattgccTTGTTTCTTCTTCCTACAGTGTGAAGGCATGCATCCTAGATGCAACTAAGACTCATAAATGtggtttttgattaaaaatgtaatgggTACATATTGTAAATTGGACAGCAAATGTCCCACTCCAGCTCAGAATCTAAGAACATTCTTATGTATTTCAATAAGATTTTCAGTGGTGCTGTTTGCTTAAAATGTGATGTGTTGGTTGATTTTGTTTGGTTTCAAGGCTGGAACCATGTCAAAGAGGTTTTCTTGCCCTCTGCAcaatgcatgctgggatacTCTTCAGCCACGCATTTGCCCAAGTAGCAAACATGTAGACCAGGTAAATAGATGCAGCATATGAATTGTTAATTATATCTTAAATAAATCAACAACTAATACAGTTGCACAGCTGGAAATACAACGCCTGTAAAAAGAATTCACCCCTTGagtgttttgcccttttattgattttataaaatcaatcatggacaataatttggcttttttgacaaaaagataTCTTAAATTCCAGTGAGGACTACAGAGTAATGTCAGTTGAATAGAAAtgtttaatgcaaaataagtgactgcataattaTTCACCTCCTCTTAAATGACTAACCTAATTAATCAGAGGTCTAGCCAATAGGTGCTGGTAGTCTTACAGTTAtcaaaatggggatcacctaagTGAAGTGAATGTGTCTCCATTAATTGTAGTGTTAAGACTCCTGTGTCTGGATGGTGCAGTCACTGgataatcagtattcttggctaccactacaccatgaagtcaaaagaacactttaagcaactcagggaatggatacaaaaaatgtccaaggtgctgaacatcccctgagttcagttaaatccatcatgaagaaatggatgGAATGGCAGTGGCACAAttgtaaatctgccttgatcaggcTATCCTCACAAACTGTGTGACCTtacaagaaagagactagtgagagagaccaccaagacacctatgactactctgaaggagttacaagcttcagcagctgagatgggagagactttgCATACAACAGTTGTTTCCTGGGTTACACACCAGTCAGAggtttatgggagagtggcaaagagaaagctactgttaaagaaaaatccTAATAAATCTCTACTAGatttcaccaaaaggcatgtgggagactccatggtcaagtgggagaactttctttggtctgatgagaccaaaatggtgctttatggCTATCAGAAAAGACCCAATCTTTGGCAGAAACCAAACACTGCCCATCACCACATACAaatcatccccactgtaaagcacggtggaggcagcatcatgctgtagggatgcttctcggcatcCGCCTCTTGAAaacttgtaaaagtagagggtaaaatgaatgtcaCAAAtcataggaaaatcctggaggacaatcttgttcAGTCCTCAAGACAACTACAGCTTAACAGaagattcattttccagcaagacaatgacccaaagcacacagcgaaagccacacagaaatggtttaaagacaacaaggtgaatgatctggagtggccgagtcaaagcccagacctcagtccaataaagaatttttggcaggacttgaaaaaggctgttcatgcttgatCCAAACAACCTgaaagagcttgagcagttttgcaaagaagaatggagtaaaattgcagtgtccagatgtgcaaccTAGATTGAGACCTTTCCTcacagattcagtgctgtgattgcagctgaaggtgcatctactaaagaCGTACTTGAACGACATTaatatctatgcagtcacttatttacatttcagatttttgttcAATTGACAatcctttgtagaaatctgttttcactttgacattaaaaaggttttatttgtattcttttttttgtaaaaaaaataaaataaaattacattggCCATGACTgaattataaaatcaacaaaatggtgaaacatccaaggggatgaatacttttttttaggCACTCTATAAActatctctgtttttaaaactgtatcTTCAACGGTTTTGCAGGAGGAAAGCCTGAGAGACAAGCCCCAGCTTGTGCCTTTGAGAGACCTGCATAAAGAAGACGTTCATGCAACAGACGATGAAAATACTGAACTACCTCTCAAGGTTTAGGTGAAAAGCTTCACCTTTAATCTCATTTAATAAGAACTGCATTTCCTCTTCGGCGGCAGTAAGCATTTTTAGCACTTATATCTTTGTCATCAGTCCAAGTCTTCTTTCCTA
This window harbors:
- the slc5a5 gene encoding sodium/iodide cotransporter is translated as MEEESVHEPSPSGFVLADYAVFAAMLLVSMAIGLFQALKKSGKEARADDFFTGGRSLPAIPVGLSLCASFMSAVQVLGVPAEASRYGFKFLYMCLGQSINSLLTAYLFLPVFFRLGITSTNQYLKLRFGRGMQLLGSVQFLVATLLYTGIVIYAPALILNQATGLNMWVSLFSTGIICTLYTTLGGMKAVIWTDVFQIIVMLSGFVAIFIHGTVLVGGPGLVLEIAKNGSRINFDSFDVDPRQRYTFWSLSVGGALVWLSMYGVNQAQVQRYVSCRTERDAQWALFVNQVGLCLIVSSAGTCGIVMFAYYISCDPLKSGKISAPDLYMPYFVLDIFRNHPGFPGLFLACAYSGTLSTASTSINAMAAVTMEDILQPHLVNISQKKLILISKGLSFLFGVGCITVAALSSFLDWGVLQGSFTVMGVVSGPLLGVFILGMFVPAANRPGAFSGIVVGFCVSLWLAVGSTLYPPSEQTMGVLPSYTDQCEASNISIRSVPEQHSISTPIHPNYPGGLQNFYSMSYLYFGAMATSSVVIVGLIVSYATGPTKRGHIKEGLLWWDLNKKQVDIQLEHRAGTMSKRFSCPLHNACWDTLQPRICPSSKHVDQEESLRDKPQLVPLRDLHKEDVHATDDENTELPLKV